Proteins encoded by one window of Pseudomonas sp. PSKL.D1:
- a CDS encoding LLM class flavin-dependent oxidoreductase, with product MKFSLFVHMERWDEQVSHRQLFEDLTELTLMAENGGFSTVWIGEHHAMEYTISPSPMPLLAYLAARTDKIRLGAGTIIAPFWNPIRVAGECALLDVISNGRMEVGLARGAYQFEFDRMANGMPATDGGKALREMVPAVRKLWEGDYAHEGEVYKFPTSTSVPKPVQQGMPPMWIAARDPDSHNFAVKNGCNVMVTPLMKGDEEVLDLKNKFQAALDNNPDVPRPQLMVLRHTHVHSPAEPEGWKVGAEAISRFYRTFDAWFGNKTTPVNGFLAPSPESKFAEVPAFALDNIRKNTMIGTPEEIIARIKYYQELGVDEFSFWCDNSLPHAEKKKSLELFIKEVVPAFT from the coding sequence ATGAAATTTTCGTTGTTCGTGCACATGGAACGTTGGGATGAACAGGTCAGCCACCGCCAGCTGTTCGAAGACCTGACCGAACTGACCCTGATGGCCGAAAACGGCGGTTTCAGCACCGTGTGGATCGGCGAACACCACGCCATGGAATACACCATTTCGCCCAGCCCGATGCCGCTGCTGGCCTACCTGGCTGCCCGCACCGACAAAATCCGCCTGGGTGCCGGGACCATCATCGCGCCGTTCTGGAACCCGATCCGCGTGGCCGGCGAATGCGCCCTGCTGGATGTGATCAGCAACGGGCGCATGGAGGTAGGCCTGGCCCGTGGCGCCTACCAGTTCGAATTCGACCGCATGGCCAACGGCATGCCGGCCACCGACGGTGGCAAGGCGCTGCGGGAAATGGTCCCGGCGGTGCGCAAGCTGTGGGAAGGCGACTACGCCCATGAAGGTGAAGTCTACAAATTCCCGACTTCCACCAGCGTGCCCAAGCCGGTACAGCAAGGCATGCCTCCAATGTGGATCGCTGCCCGTGACCCCGACTCGCACAATTTTGCGGTCAAGAACGGCTGCAACGTGATGGTCACCCCATTGATGAAGGGTGATGAGGAAGTGCTGGACCTGAAGAACAAATTCCAGGCGGCGCTAGACAACAACCCGGACGTGCCGCGCCCGCAACTGATGGTGCTGCGCCACACCCACGTGCACAGCCCGGCCGAGCCGGAAGGCTGGAAGGTAGGCGCCGAAGCCATCTCGCGCTTCTACCGCACCTTTGATGCCTGGTTCGGCAACAAGACCACGCCGGTCAACGGCTTCCTGGCGCCAAGCCCCGAGTCGAAGTTTGCCGAGGTGCCGGCATTTGCCCTGGACAACATCCGCAAGAACACCATGATCGGCACGCCTGAAGAAATCATCGCGCGCATCAAGTACTACCAGGAACTGGGCGTCGACGAGTTCAGCTTCTGGTGTGACAACAGCTTGCCGCATGCCGAGAAGAAGAAGTCGCTTGAGCTGTTTATCAAGGAAGTGGTACCGGCGTTTACCTGA
- a CDS encoding purine-cytosine permease family protein, with amino-acid sequence MSQPSSQHQFVENHTVDYVPPAERHGKARDLFTLWFSTNIAPLPIVTGAMVVQVFNLNLLWGLIAIVLGHLLGGVVIALASAQGPQLGIPQMVQSRGQFGRYGALLIVFFTALIYVGFFISNIVLAGKSIHGIAPSVPMPTAIIIGALSATAIGVIGYRFIHTLNRIGTWVMGSALLAGFIMMFAQDLPADFFSRGAFNLSGFIATVSLGTIWQISFSPYTSDYSRYLPKEVGIAKPFWATYFGATLGTILCFSFGAVAVLCVPAGTDAMDAVKQATGWLGPILMVLFLLNIISHNALNLYGAVLSIVTAIQTFVAQWTPSIKVRVMLASVILLGCGMVALNASADFIGHFIGLILALLLVLVPWASINLIDFYLIKKGQYDIASIFRADGGIYGRFNHHAIIAYACGILVQLPFANTSLYVGPYSNIVEGADLSWLFGLIVTVPLYYCLATRGKAQEVVRGLGVND; translated from the coding sequence ATGTCCCAACCGTCGTCGCAACACCAGTTTGTCGAGAACCACACGGTCGATTACGTTCCGCCTGCCGAGCGCCATGGGAAGGCGCGCGACCTGTTCACCCTCTGGTTCAGCACCAACATCGCGCCACTGCCCATCGTCACCGGCGCCATGGTGGTCCAGGTGTTCAACCTGAACCTGTTGTGGGGGTTGATTGCCATCGTTCTGGGGCATCTGCTGGGGGGCGTGGTCATCGCCCTGGCCTCTGCGCAGGGCCCGCAGTTGGGCATTCCACAAATGGTGCAAAGTCGTGGCCAGTTCGGCCGCTATGGCGCCTTGCTGATCGTGTTCTTCACCGCGCTGATCTACGTCGGCTTCTTCATTTCCAACATCGTGCTGGCGGGCAAGTCGATCCATGGCATCGCCCCGAGCGTGCCAATGCCCACGGCGATCATCATCGGCGCTCTGAGCGCCACGGCCATCGGCGTTATCGGCTACCGCTTCATTCATACCCTGAACCGCATCGGTACTTGGGTCATGGGTTCGGCCTTGCTGGCGGGGTTCATCATGATGTTCGCCCAGGACCTGCCGGCCGACTTCTTCAGCCGAGGCGCATTCAACCTTTCGGGCTTCATCGCCACCGTGTCGCTGGGCACCATCTGGCAGATCAGCTTCTCGCCGTACACTTCCGACTATTCGCGCTACCTGCCCAAGGAAGTCGGCATTGCCAAGCCGTTCTGGGCCACGTATTTCGGCGCCACGCTGGGCACCATCCTGTGCTTCAGCTTTGGTGCGGTGGCGGTGCTGTGCGTGCCGGCCGGTACTGACGCGATGGATGCGGTCAAGCAGGCCACCGGCTGGCTGGGCCCGATCCTGATGGTGCTGTTCCTGCTCAACATCATCAGCCACAACGCGCTCAACCTGTATGGTGCGGTGCTGTCTATCGTGACCGCCATCCAGACCTTCGTTGCCCAGTGGACCCCGAGCATCAAGGTGCGGGTCATGCTGGCGTCAGTGATTTTGCTGGGATGCGGGATGGTAGCGCTGAATGCCTCGGCGGACTTCATCGGCCACTTCATCGGCCTGATCCTGGCGTTGTTGCTGGTGCTGGTGCCGTGGGCGTCGATCAACCTGATCGACTTCTACCTGATCAAGAAGGGGCAGTACGACATCGCCTCGATCTTCCGCGCGGATGGCGGCATTTACGGGCGCTTCAACCACCACGCGATCATTGCCTATGCGTGCGGGATTCTGGTGCAGTTGCCGTTTGCCAATACGTCGCTATATGTGGGGCCGTATTCGAACATTGTCGAAGGGGCAGACTTGTCGTGGTTGTTCGGGTTGATCGTGACCGTGCCGCTTTATTATTGCCTGGCTACCCGCGGCAAGGCGCAGGAGGTGGTGCGGGGTTTGGGGGTTAATGATTGA
- a CDS encoding alpha/beta fold hydrolase — protein sequence MIQPVAERTPAGTSYLDQGQGQPVVLIHGVGLNKEMWGGQFVGLANDYRVIAYDMLGHGQSALPAADIGLEGYAAQLAELLDHLQIPQATVIGFSMGGLVARAFALHYPQRLAALVVLNSVFNRTPEQSAGVIARAAQAAQLGPDANVDAALDRWFSREYKAANPAQVAAIRQVLAGNDPQGYHTTYALFATQDMYRAGDLGSIQVPTLIATGELDAGSTPAMTRQLAASIPGAQCVVLAEQRHMMPVEAPREVNKMLLDFLAHARTLTESAKGIVA from the coding sequence ATGATTCAGCCTGTCGCTGAACGTACACCGGCCGGTACCAGCTACCTGGACCAAGGCCAGGGCCAACCTGTGGTACTGATCCACGGCGTGGGCCTGAACAAGGAAATGTGGGGCGGGCAGTTCGTGGGCCTGGCCAACGACTACCGCGTCATCGCCTACGACATGCTCGGCCACGGCCAGAGCGCCCTGCCCGCTGCCGACATCGGCCTGGAAGGCTACGCCGCCCAGCTCGCCGAACTGCTCGACCACCTGCAAATCCCGCAAGCCACCGTGATCGGCTTCTCCATGGGTGGCCTTGTGGCACGCGCGTTTGCCCTGCATTACCCGCAGCGCCTTGCCGCACTGGTGGTGCTCAACAGCGTGTTCAACCGCACACCGGAGCAAAGCGCAGGCGTGATTGCCCGTGCCGCCCAGGCAGCCCAGCTCGGCCCCGACGCCAACGTCGACGCCGCGCTCGATCGCTGGTTCAGCCGTGAATACAAAGCTGCCAACCCGGCGCAGGTCGCCGCGATTCGCCAAGTGCTGGCCGGTAACGACCCGCAGGGCTACCACACCACGTATGCCCTGTTCGCCACCCAGGACATGTACCGCGCCGGTGACCTGGGCAGCATCCAGGTGCCGACGCTGATCGCCACTGGCGAACTCGACGCCGGATCCACCCCGGCCATGACCCGCCAACTCGCTGCCAGCATCCCTGGCGCGCAATGCGTGGTGCTGGCCGAGCAACGGCATATGATGCCGGTAGAAGCACCGCGCGAAGTCAACAAAATGCTGCTGGACTTTCTCGCGCACGCCCGCACCCTCACCGAATCCGCCAAGGGGATTGTTGCATGA
- a CDS encoding amino acid synthesis family protein, with translation MSFEIRKIVTYSEETRIEGGKATDKPVTMVGLAVVIKNPWAGRGFVEDLKPEIRANCSELGALMVERLTAAIGGADKIEAYGKAAVVGADGEIEHASAVIHTLRFGNHYREAVKAKSYLSFTNKRGGPGTSIQIPMMQKDDEGLRSHYITLEMQIEDAPRADEIVVVLGAADGGRLHPRIGNRYIDLEELAAEKANAQ, from the coding sequence ATGAGTTTCGAAATCCGCAAGATCGTCACCTACTCCGAAGAGACCCGCATCGAAGGCGGCAAGGCCACCGACAAGCCGGTGACCATGGTCGGCCTGGCCGTGGTGATCAAGAACCCGTGGGCCGGTCGCGGTTTCGTTGAAGATCTGAAGCCGGAAATCCGCGCCAACTGCTCCGAGCTGGGCGCACTGATGGTCGAGCGCCTGACCGCCGCCATCGGCGGTGCCGACAAGATCGAAGCCTATGGCAAGGCGGCCGTGGTCGGCGCCGACGGTGAAATCGAACACGCCTCCGCCGTGATCCACACCCTGCGCTTCGGTAACCACTACCGCGAAGCAGTCAAGGCCAAGAGCTACCTGAGCTTCACCAACAAGCGCGGTGGCCCGGGCACTTCGATCCAGATCCCGATGATGCAGAAGGACGACGAAGGCCTGCGCTCGCACTACATCACCCTGGAAATGCAGATCGAAGACGCCCCGCGTGCCGACGAAATCGTGGTAGTGCTGGGCGCCGCAGACGGTGGCCGCCTGCACCCACGCATCGGTAACCGCTACATCGACCTGGAAGAACTGGCTGCCGAAAAAGCCAACGCTCAATAA
- a CDS encoding NAD(P)/FAD-dependent oxidoreductase produces the protein MKSNILIIGAGFAGVWSALSAARLLDQAQRDDLSISVLAPQAELRIRPRFYEADAHTLKAPVGELFEAVGVHFISGNVEAIDASARSVGYTDSNGQQQQIGYDRLILAAGSQVARPAVPGLAEHTFDVDQMESAVRLEQHLVGLAALPASPARNTVVVCGGGFTGIETATEMPVRLRAILGNDVRVLLVDRGASIGAALGAGITPSIVAASEQAGVEWLTSTCVVAVDAGGVTLDNGEYIASKTVIWTVGVKASPLTAQIAGERDNFGRLKVDDHLKVVGQEHIYATGDTAWAAVDEIGNHALMTCQHAIPMGRHSGNNAMADLLGIAPVVYRQPKYVTCLDLGEWGAAYSEGWERELKLHGQEGKNLKRQINSVWIYPPAADRALALAAADPQIAIV, from the coding sequence ATGAAATCGAACATTCTGATCATCGGTGCCGGCTTTGCCGGTGTCTGGAGCGCCTTGAGCGCCGCACGCCTGCTGGACCAGGCGCAACGTGACGACCTGAGCATCAGCGTGCTGGCCCCGCAGGCTGAACTGCGCATCCGCCCACGCTTCTACGAAGCTGACGCGCATACCTTGAAAGCTCCCGTTGGTGAACTGTTCGAAGCCGTTGGCGTGCATTTCATCAGTGGTAATGTCGAGGCGATCGACGCCAGCGCCCGCAGCGTCGGCTACACCGACAGCAACGGCCAGCAGCAACAGATCGGTTATGACCGCCTGATCCTCGCCGCCGGCAGCCAGGTAGCACGCCCTGCCGTGCCAGGCCTTGCCGAACACACTTTCGATGTCGACCAGATGGAGTCGGCAGTACGCCTGGAGCAACACTTGGTCGGCCTGGCCGCCCTGCCCGCCTCCCCTGCCCGCAATACCGTGGTGGTATGCGGTGGCGGCTTCACCGGCATCGAAACCGCCACCGAAATGCCCGTAAGGCTGCGCGCCATCCTGGGTAACGATGTGCGGGTGCTGCTGGTCGACCGTGGCGCCAGCATTGGTGCGGCGCTGGGCGCGGGCATTACACCGTCGATAGTCGCCGCTTCCGAACAGGCGGGCGTCGAGTGGTTGACCAGCACCTGCGTGGTGGCAGTCGATGCCGGGGGCGTTACCCTCGACAATGGCGAGTACATCGCCAGCAAGACGGTTATCTGGACCGTGGGCGTCAAGGCCAGCCCGCTGACTGCACAGATTGCCGGTGAGCGCGACAACTTCGGCCGCCTGAAGGTCGACGACCACCTCAAGGTAGTGGGCCAGGAGCACATTTATGCCACCGGTGACACCGCTTGGGCCGCAGTCGACGAAATCGGCAACCATGCCCTGATGACCTGCCAGCACGCCATCCCGATGGGCCGCCACAGCGGCAACAACGCAATGGCAGACCTGCTGGGCATAGCGCCTGTGGTGTACCGCCAGCCCAAGTACGTCACCTGCCTGGACTTGGGTGAATGGGGTGCCGCCTATAGCGAAGGCTGGGAGCGCGAATTGAAACTGCACGGCCAGGAGGGCAAAAACCTGAAGCGCCAGATCAACTCGGTGTGGATCTACCCGCCAGCAGCTGATCGCGCCTTGGCACTGGCCGCTGCCGACCCGCAGATCGCGATCGTTTAA
- a CDS encoding flavin reductase family protein: protein MIDATVYKNVLGSFPSGVTVITTLDDDGSIVGLTASAFSSLSMDPPLVLFCPNYSSDSYPVLIKNKRFAIHLLSGEQQAEAYAFAKKGKDKAAGIEWTLSELGNPILAGATAVIECELWREYEGGDHAIMVGKVHNLIVPQEAPRPMVYCRGKMASLPAFA from the coding sequence ATGATCGACGCAACCGTCTACAAGAACGTCCTGGGCTCCTTCCCGTCCGGCGTCACGGTCATCACTACCCTGGACGACGACGGCTCGATCGTCGGCCTCACTGCCAGTGCTTTCTCTTCTTTGTCGATGGACCCGCCGCTGGTGCTGTTCTGCCCCAACTACAGCTCCGACTCCTATCCTGTATTGATCAAGAACAAACGCTTTGCCATTCACCTGCTCTCGGGTGAACAACAAGCCGAAGCCTACGCCTTTGCCAAAAAAGGCAAGGACAAGGCCGCTGGCATCGAGTGGACGCTGAGCGAACTGGGTAATCCGATCCTGGCCGGTGCCACCGCCGTGATCGAATGCGAACTGTGGCGCGAGTATGAAGGTGGCGACCACGCCATCATGGTCGGCAAGGTGCACAACCTGATCGTGCCGCAAGAAGCGCCCCGCCCGATGGTTTATTGCCGCGGCAAGATGGCCAGCCTGCCCGCCTTCGCCTGA
- a CDS encoding GNAT family N-acetyltransferase, translated as MFILSRLDSVPPESFQNQIRELVIHHVSTLSSVAIRADNPLYPLYQYGVGMEVHQYLQALDGTRGLAVELTLALDAHAPDQLLGFALTLPAQDNPLACAVAFLAVLPSHRRQGIARALLADAQTRYSSVELSAFASQVPWFEAMGMQAVATSGPQVLMSSTGQASGALIGRVDIAPIYQTTEIHQIHTYLLNQQGEEAMVEAESQRDEWLDELAVQAKDCVKQRKTVH; from the coding sequence ATGTTCATCCTGAGCCGCCTCGACAGCGTGCCGCCCGAGTCCTTCCAGAACCAGATCCGTGAACTGGTGATTCATCACGTCAGCACGCTGAGCAGTGTCGCCATCCGCGCAGACAACCCCTTGTACCCGCTGTATCAATACGGGGTGGGCATGGAGGTTCATCAGTACCTGCAAGCCCTGGACGGCACCCGCGGGTTGGCGGTGGAACTTACGCTCGCACTGGATGCGCACGCGCCCGACCAGTTGCTGGGTTTTGCCCTGACGCTTCCTGCGCAGGACAACCCCCTGGCCTGCGCCGTGGCATTTCTGGCCGTGCTGCCCAGCCATCGGCGCCAGGGCATTGCCCGCGCGCTACTGGCCGATGCGCAGACGCGTTACAGCAGCGTCGAACTGAGCGCCTTTGCCAGCCAGGTGCCGTGGTTTGAGGCCATGGGTATGCAGGCAGTGGCAACCAGTGGGCCGCAAGTGCTGATGAGCAGCACCGGGCAGGCCAGCGGGGCGCTGATAGGGCGCGTGGACATTGCGCCCATTTATCAAACCACCGAAATCCATCAAATTCACACCTACCTGCTCAATCAGCAGGGGGAAGAAGCGATGGTTGAAGCTGAATCGCAGCGCGATGAGTGGCTGGATGAATTGGCGGTACAGGCAAAGGACTGTGTGAAGCAGCGCAAGACAGTCCATTGA
- a CDS encoding aldehyde dehydrogenase gives MTLVRFQMCIDGQWRDAQSGKTFDSLDPATAKAWAQLPDADEADVELAVQAAQRAFDSKAWRGLTATARGKLLRRLGDLIADNKEHLAQLESRDNGKLIRETRGQVGYLPEFFHYTAGLADKLEGGTLPLDKPDLFAYTVHEPIGVVAGIIPWNSPLYLTAIKLAPALAAGNTIVLKPSEHASATILELARLALEAGFPAGVVNVVTGFGPSTGAALTRHPLVRKIAFTGGAATARHVVRSSAENFAKLSLELGGKSPNIIFADADLDSAINGAVAGIYAASGQSCVAGSRLLVQDEIFDEFVERLIARAKRIRIGNPQDDASEMGPMATAQQLAVVEGLVAAAKAEGAKLHMGGKRAEVEGEGWFYEPTLFECDSNSMTIMQEEVFGPVAAVIRFKTEDEALAIANDSQFGLAAGIWTRDLGRAHRLARDVRSGIIWVNTYRAVSAMAPIGGFKNSGYGRESGIDSVLAYTELKTVWINLSTAPMPDPFVMR, from the coding sequence ATGACCCTCGTTCGTTTCCAGATGTGCATCGACGGCCAATGGCGCGATGCCCAGAGCGGCAAGACCTTCGACAGCCTCGACCCGGCCACCGCCAAGGCCTGGGCGCAACTGCCCGACGCCGATGAGGCCGATGTCGAACTGGCCGTACAGGCGGCCCAGCGCGCCTTCGACAGCAAGGCATGGCGCGGCCTGACCGCCACTGCCCGGGGCAAGCTGCTGCGCCGCCTCGGTGACCTGATCGCCGACAACAAGGAACACCTGGCCCAGCTCGAAAGCCGCGACAACGGCAAGCTGATCCGCGAGACCCGTGGCCAGGTGGGCTACTTGCCAGAATTCTTCCACTACACCGCGGGCCTGGCCGACAAGCTCGAAGGCGGCACCCTGCCGCTGGACAAGCCCGACCTGTTCGCCTACACCGTGCACGAGCCCATCGGCGTGGTGGCCGGGATCATCCCGTGGAACAGCCCGCTGTACCTCACCGCCATCAAGCTGGCACCTGCACTGGCGGCTGGCAACACCATCGTGCTCAAGCCGTCCGAGCATGCCTCGGCAACCATTCTTGAGCTGGCCCGCCTGGCCCTGGAAGCTGGCTTCCCGGCCGGTGTGGTCAACGTGGTCACAGGCTTTGGCCCGAGCACCGGCGCGGCGCTGACCCGCCACCCGCTGGTGCGCAAGATCGCCTTCACCGGCGGCGCCGCCACTGCCCGCCATGTGGTGCGCAGCAGCGCCGAGAACTTCGCCAAGCTGTCGCTGGAGCTGGGTGGCAAGTCGCCGAACATCATCTTCGCCGACGCCGATCTGGACAGCGCCATCAACGGCGCCGTGGCCGGCATTTATGCCGCCTCCGGGCAAAGCTGCGTGGCCGGCTCGCGCCTGCTGGTCCAGGACGAGATCTTCGACGAATTCGTCGAACGCCTGATTGCCCGTGCCAAGCGCATCCGCATCGGTAACCCGCAAGATGACGCCAGCGAAATGGGCCCGATGGCCACCGCGCAGCAACTGGCCGTGGTCGAAGGCCTGGTGGCTGCTGCCAAGGCTGAAGGTGCCAAGCTGCACATGGGCGGCAAGCGTGCCGAGGTTGAAGGTGAAGGCTGGTTCTACGAGCCGACGCTGTTCGAATGCGACAGCAACTCGATGACCATCATGCAGGAAGAAGTGTTTGGCCCGGTCGCCGCGGTGATCCGCTTCAAGACCGAAGACGAAGCCCTGGCCATCGCCAACGACTCGCAGTTCGGCCTGGCTGCCGGCATCTGGACCCGCGACCTGGGCCGTGCCCACCGCCTGGCCCGCGACGTGCGCTCCGGCATCATCTGGGTCAACACCTACCGCGCCGTGTCGGCCATGGCGCCGATCGGTGGCTTCAAGAACAGCGGCTATGGCCGCGAGAGCGGCATCGATTCGGTGCTGGCCTATACCGAGCTGAAGACCGTGTGGATCAACCTGTCCACCGCGCCGATGCCCGACCCGTTCGTGATGCGCTGA
- a CDS encoding RrF2 family transcriptional regulator — protein MSLYSAGVEYGIHCLLYLVDERGDTRDSSVRDLAELQGVPQEYLAKVFTKLARAKLVVATEGVRGGFRLARPSDEITVLDIVNAIDGPKKIFDCREIRGRCTLFEGSPPGWATEGTCAIHAVMLGAQKRMEEALAQQTILDLARRFGRKAPSEFGQKVNDWMCERRDGKGGGEIAVSQLE, from the coding sequence ATGTCGCTCTACAGTGCCGGTGTCGAATACGGCATCCATTGCCTGCTGTATCTGGTGGATGAACGGGGTGATACCCGTGACTCCAGCGTGCGCGACCTTGCAGAGCTGCAGGGCGTGCCACAGGAGTACCTGGCCAAGGTCTTCACCAAGCTGGCGCGGGCCAAACTGGTGGTGGCGACCGAAGGCGTGCGGGGTGGTTTCCGCCTGGCGCGGCCGTCGGATGAAATCACCGTGCTGGACATCGTCAACGCCATCGACGGCCCGAAGAAGATCTTCGATTGCCGCGAAATTCGTGGCCGCTGCACATTGTTCGAAGGCTCACCGCCGGGTTGGGCGACCGAGGGCACCTGTGCGATTCACGCCGTGATGCTGGGGGCGCAGAAGCGCATGGAAGAAGCCTTGGCGCAGCAAACCATTCTGGACCTGGCGCGACGCTTCGGGCGCAAGGCTCCCTCCGAATTCGGGCAGAAGGTCAATGACTGGATGTGTGAGCGACGGGATGGGAAGGGGGGTGGGGAGATCGCGGTCAGTCAGCTGGAATGA
- a CDS encoding methyl-accepting chemotaxis protein, which translates to MKIGIRAASVFALLGTLVLFMGLIALYETRQMDEATDEIRVTWMPAVVALSEVSTNLGRARAVTLRAALDDDPAERLRNIELLKGINEQLKSGLKDYEATIIAADDRALFTAFNAAHQQYLNLQVDVLQNIAAGRMAEAKQQISGPLTLYADTMMKAMAALITYNSNGAEQASQRSSDVADEAFTAVIASLLVIMLALVAIATVLTRSIVVPLADAVTVAERVATGDLTQDIQVAGRDEPALLLRALGRMQASLRDTIRKIAASSDQLASASEELHTVTEDTSRGLHQQSAEIDQAATAVNQMTAAVEEVANNAVSTADASKGADRTTRDGRDQVNQALASIQHLVEDVTGTSAEIEQLASNANEISRVLDVIGAIAGQTNLLALNAAIEAARAGEAGRGFAVVADEVRALAHRTQQSTAEIEQMIAGIQGGTERAVTAMHSSQGRATGTLEVAQGAGQALEVIAEAIASINQRNLVIASASEQQAQVAREVDRNLVNIRDLAMQTSAGANQTSAAAQDLSRLAVDLNGMVAQFKV; encoded by the coding sequence ATGAAGATCGGCATTCGCGCTGCCAGCGTATTCGCCCTGTTAGGCACCCTGGTCCTGTTCATGGGCCTGATCGCACTGTACGAAACCCGCCAAATGGACGAAGCCACCGATGAAATCCGGGTCACCTGGATGCCAGCCGTGGTCGCCCTGAGCGAGGTCAGCACCAACCTGGGCCGCGCCCGCGCTGTCACCCTGCGGGCAGCACTGGACGACGACCCCGCTGAACGCCTCCGTAATATCGAGTTGCTCAAAGGCATCAACGAACAACTCAAAAGCGGCCTCAAGGATTACGAAGCAACCATCATTGCTGCGGATGACCGCGCGCTGTTCACCGCCTTCAACGCCGCCCACCAGCAATACCTCAACCTGCAAGTGGATGTGCTGCAGAACATAGCCGCGGGGCGAATGGCCGAGGCCAAACAGCAGATCAGCGGCCCGCTGACCCTGTACGCCGACACCATGATGAAAGCCATGGCGGCATTGATCACTTACAACAGCAACGGCGCCGAGCAGGCCTCGCAGCGCAGCAGCGATGTGGCCGATGAGGCATTCACGGCCGTCATTGCCTCGTTGCTGGTCATCATGCTGGCGCTGGTGGCGATTGCCACGGTGCTCACCCGCAGCATCGTGGTACCGCTGGCCGATGCAGTGACCGTGGCCGAGCGCGTTGCCACCGGCGACCTGACTCAGGACATTCAGGTGGCCGGGCGCGACGAGCCTGCCCTGCTACTGCGTGCCTTGGGCCGTATGCAGGCCAGCCTGCGCGACACGATCCGCAAGATTGCAGCTTCGTCCGACCAATTGGCCTCGGCCTCCGAAGAACTGCATACAGTCACCGAAGACACCAGCCGCGGCCTGCACCAGCAGAGCGCGGAAATCGACCAGGCCGCCACCGCCGTCAACCAGATGACTGCCGCCGTGGAAGAAGTCGCCAACAACGCGGTGAGCACCGCCGATGCCTCCAAGGGCGCGGACCGTACCACGCGCGATGGACGTGACCAGGTTAACCAGGCACTGGCGTCGATCCAGCACCTGGTCGAAGACGTTACCGGCACGTCGGCCGAAATCGAGCAGTTGGCCAGCAACGCCAACGAGATCAGCCGCGTGCTCGATGTGATCGGCGCAATTGCCGGGCAGACCAACCTGTTGGCGCTTAACGCCGCCATTGAAGCGGCACGGGCCGGCGAGGCAGGCCGCGGGTTTGCCGTGGTGGCGGACGAGGTACGCGCCCTCGCCCACCGTACCCAGCAGTCGACGGCAGAAATCGAACAGATGATTGCCGGTATCCAGGGCGGCACCGAACGTGCGGTAACCGCCATGCACAGCAGCCAAGGGCGTGCGACCGGAACGCTGGAAGTCGCGCAGGGCGCCGGGCAGGCACTGGAAGTGATTGCCGAGGCCATTGCCTCGATCAACCAGCGCAACCTGGTGATTGCCAGCGCATCGGAACAGCAGGCGCAGGTGGCGCGGGAGGTGGACCGCAACCTGGTGAACATTCGCGACCTGGCGATGCAGACATCGGCGGGGGCCAACCAGACCAGTGCGGCGGCGCAGGATTTGTCGCGGTTGGCGGTGGATCTGAACGGGATGGTGGCACAATTTAAAGTCTGA
- a CDS encoding flavin reductase family protein: protein MIEPGIYKDVMGSFPSGVTVVTTLDADGGIVGITASAFSALSIDPALVLFCPNYASDTYPILRDSKQFAIHLLSADQTAEAYAFAGKGKDKAKGIDWHLSELGNPLLAKATAIIECELWREYDGGDHAIIVGAVKNLVLPEQPVTPMVYHKGKLGALPPLG, encoded by the coding sequence ATGATCGAACCTGGCATCTACAAAGACGTGATGGGCTCGTTCCCATCCGGCGTCACCGTGGTCACCACCCTGGACGCCGACGGCGGCATCGTCGGCATCACCGCCAGCGCGTTCAGCGCGCTGTCGATCGACCCGGCGCTGGTGCTGTTCTGCCCCAACTACGCCTCCGATACCTACCCGATCCTGCGCGACAGCAAGCAGTTCGCCATCCACTTGCTGTCCGCCGACCAGACCGCCGAGGCCTATGCCTTTGCCGGCAAGGGTAAAGACAAGGCCAAAGGCATCGACTGGCACTTGAGCGAGCTGGGCAACCCGTTGCTGGCCAAGGCCACGGCGATCATCGAGTGCGAACTGTGGCGCGAGTATGACGGTGGTGATCATGCGATCATCGTCGGGGCGGTGAAGAACCTGGTGCTGCCCGAGCAGCCGGTGACGCCTATGGTGTATCACAAGGGCAAGCTGGGGGCGTTGCCGCCTTTGGGTTGA